Proteins encoded together in one bacterium window:
- the coaBC gene encoding bifunctional phosphopantothenoylcysteine decarboxylase/phosphopantothenate--cysteine ligase CoaBC: MKKDLKGKSVVLGIGGGIAAYKCCELARLLTKSGADVHCVLTSAGAQFVTPLTLQTLTANPVHTDMWNLIQEKEISHISLADRADLVLVAPATADLIAKIAHGICDDLLTTVICATKAPVLFAPSMNSNMWDNPITQANVAGLTKLGYRFMEPGVGELACGYEGKGRLPEPDEILQKIIRLMK; the protein is encoded by the coding sequence AAAAAGGACCTCAAGGGCAAGTCGGTGGTGCTCGGGATCGGCGGCGGGATCGCGGCGTACAAGTGCTGCGAACTGGCCAGGCTTTTGACCAAGTCCGGGGCGGATGTCCACTGCGTATTGACCTCCGCCGGGGCCCAGTTCGTAACCCCTCTCACGCTCCAGACGCTCACGGCGAACCCGGTGCACACGGACATGTGGAACCTGATCCAGGAAAAGGAGATCAGCCACATCTCGCTTGCGGACCGCGCGGACCTGGTGCTCGTCGCCCCCGCGACCGCGGACCTCATCGCCAAAATCGCGCACGGGATCTGCGACGATCTTCTCACCACCGTGATCTGCGCGACAAAGGCCCCTGTCCTCTTCGCGCCATCCATGAACTCCAACATGTGGGATAACCCCATCACGCAGGCCAACGTGGCAGGCCTTACGAAGCTCGGCTACAGGTTCATGGAGCCCGGTGTGGGGGAACTCGCGTGCGGATACGAGGGCAAAGGAAGGCTGCCGGAGCCTGATGAGATCCTCCAGAAAATAATCCGCCTTATGAAGTAG
- a CDS encoding phosphopantothenoylcysteine decarboxylase, producing MDGFRGRLEGKRKLRVLITAGPTREYIDPVRFISNDSSGMMGFALAAAARDMDCLVTLISGPVALKTPEGITRVDVVSAEQMYREVKKRAAKADVVIMAAAVADWRPRRMLKEKMKKGPIPPNIELVRTHDILMEIGKRRRPQQRIVGFALETKNLEENAREKLRRKGCSWVVANTQDAIGALASRAILFSRSGKRVRLPKLPKEDLAYVILSNVLS from the coding sequence ATGGACGGCTTCAGGGGAAGGCTGGAGGGCAAGAGGAAACTCAGGGTCCTGATCACAGCGGGGCCCACGCGGGAATATATCGATCCCGTCCGCTTCATATCCAACGACTCCTCAGGCATGATGGGATTCGCGCTCGCCGCGGCTGCGCGCGACATGGACTGCCTGGTCACCCTGATCTCAGGGCCTGTGGCGCTGAAGACCCCGGAGGGAATCACCCGCGTGGACGTGGTCTCGGCCGAGCAGATGTACCGCGAAGTGAAGAAGAGGGCGGCCAAGGCCGACGTGGTCATCATGGCCGCCGCGGTCGCGGACTGGCGGCCGAGGCGCATGCTCAAGGAGAAGATGAAGAAGGGGCCGATCCCGCCGAACATCGAGCTCGTGAGGACCCATGACATCCTCATGGAGATCGGCAAGAGGCGACGGCCGCAGCAGAGGATCGTGGGGTTCGCGCTGGAGACCAAGAACCTGGAGGAGAACGCCCGCGAGAAACTGCGCAGGAAGGGCTGCAGCTGGGTCGTGGCCAACACCCAGGACGCCATCGGGGCCCTGGCCAGCCGCGCGATATTGTTCAGCAGATCGGGAAAGAGGGTGAGACTCCCCAAACTTCCCAAAGAGGATCTGGCGTACGTGATACTCTCGAACGTGCTTTCCTGA
- a CDS encoding Nramp family divalent metal transporter, whose protein sequence is MSAIQKTKVAGPRGFWRNIVIFLAVLGPGIITANVDNDAGGIATYSVAGAHFGYDLLWAVVPVIFALIVVQEMNARMGAVTGKGLADLIRENFGVKVTFYAMLALMVTNLGNTMSEFSGVAASLGIFGVSKYVSVPISALLVWLLVVKGTYKLVEKVFLVACLFYISYIVSGFLAKPGWSEVGMAMVTPRIHFDMPYLYMLIGIIGTTIAPWQLFFLQASIVEKGVGVENIRHSRWDAIAGCIMAGVVVFFIIVACAATIYPSSIRVVDAADAALALRPLAGDYCSWLFAFGLFNASIFAACVLPLAVAYYVCEGLGFEAGINKSFSEAPQFYSLFTATILIGMGVVLIPGFPLFRMMVFSQVVNGIVLPFILIFMILLANRRDVMGEFTNGRVWNTVSWVTVAGVIGLTVLMTLSFL, encoded by the coding sequence ATGAGTGCAATCCAGAAAACGAAAGTCGCCGGGCCCAGGGGTTTCTGGCGCAATATCGTCATATTCCTGGCGGTGCTGGGCCCGGGCATAATCACGGCCAACGTGGACAACGACGCGGGCGGCATAGCCACCTACTCGGTCGCAGGCGCTCACTTCGGATATGATCTGCTCTGGGCCGTGGTCCCGGTGATCTTCGCGCTCATCGTCGTGCAGGAGATGAACGCGCGCATGGGCGCGGTGACCGGCAAGGGCTTGGCCGACCTCATCCGCGAAAATTTCGGGGTCAAGGTCACCTTCTACGCCATGCTGGCGCTCATGGTCACGAATCTCGGCAACACGATGTCCGAGTTCTCGGGCGTGGCCGCGAGCCTTGGCATCTTCGGTGTCTCCAAGTACGTCAGCGTGCCGATCTCGGCGCTGCTCGTGTGGCTGCTCGTGGTCAAGGGCACGTACAAATTGGTCGAGAAGGTCTTTCTCGTGGCGTGCCTCTTCTACATCTCCTACATCGTCTCCGGCTTTCTTGCCAAACCCGGCTGGTCCGAGGTTGGCATGGCGATGGTAACACCCAGGATCCACTTCGACATGCCCTATCTCTACATGCTCATCGGCATCATCGGCACCACGATCGCCCCCTGGCAGCTCTTCTTCCTGCAGGCCTCGATCGTGGAGAAGGGCGTGGGCGTGGAGAACATAAGACACTCGCGCTGGGACGCTATCGCCGGCTGCATCATGGCCGGGGTGGTCGTCTTCTTCATAATAGTGGCCTGTGCGGCCACGATCTATCCCTCCTCGATAAGGGTGGTGGACGCGGCGGACGCCGCTCTCGCCCTGAGGCCCCTGGCCGGCGATTACTGCTCCTGGCTCTTCGCCTTCGGCCTGTTCAACGCCTCGATCTTCGCCGCGTGCGTGCTGCCGCTGGCGGTGGCCTACTACGTGTGCGAGGGCCTGGGTTTCGAGGCCGGCATCAACAAGAGTTTCTCCGAGGCCCCGCAGTTCTACTCGCTCTTCACCGCCACCATCCTCATCGGCATGGGGGTGGTCCTCATCCCCGGCTTCCCGCTTTTTAGGATGATGGTCTTCTCGCAGGTGGTCAACGGGATCGTGCTTCCGTTCATCCTCATCTTCATGATCCTGCTGGCCAACCGGCGCGACGTCATGGGCGAGTTCACAAACGGCCGGGTCTGGAACACGGTCTCATGGGTCACCGTGGCCGGTGTCATCGGGCTCACGGTCCTCATGACTCTGAGCTTTCTATGA
- a CDS encoding CBS domain-containing protein, whose product MFTYFTDLSKRDVVDRHGRFLGHPYDFMARLDEVYPRVTALVVSKGIFDKRYYVIPWKDVHQTDRGLALKVPIESLAEVKSYRKEDEPTLRRNILDQQVVDTFNRKLVRVNDLHFLRVDDDLRLAHVDIGLRGLVRRLGFERIVDAFVHVFNRHARYLNEEGLISWKYVQPLSIQSATGQIQLNVDMQQLKQIPPSDISQMLAELDPYQRAALIKTLDVQGQVDTITELDLKLQKDIIEELDTQTAVRLVERMPADEATDLLAKLAKRDSDRIMGMLSAKKAREIAELMTHESDSAGGLMTTEFISLRPAMTVGQAIDHIRCVEIQKAETIYTAFVIDERDVLTGSISFRKLLLEPMDAKISDVMQHKPPSVKVDASVKDVAYAMDKYNLYTLPAVDDEGKLEGIITVDDVLHAAVEEAWGKRTGL is encoded by the coding sequence ATGTTCACATACTTTACCGATCTCTCGAAAAGGGACGTGGTGGACCGTCACGGACGGTTCCTCGGCCACCCCTATGATTTCATGGCTCGCCTGGACGAGGTCTATCCGCGCGTAACCGCGCTCGTCGTATCGAAGGGGATATTCGACAAGAGATATTACGTCATCCCGTGGAAGGATGTGCACCAGACTGATCGCGGGCTTGCGCTGAAGGTCCCGATCGAGTCGCTCGCAGAGGTGAAATCCTATCGTAAGGAGGACGAGCCCACGCTTCGGCGCAACATCCTCGACCAGCAGGTGGTGGACACGTTCAACCGCAAGCTGGTGCGCGTCAACGACCTGCATTTCCTCCGGGTGGACGACGATCTCAGGCTCGCGCACGTGGACATAGGCCTTCGCGGCCTGGTGCGCAGGCTTGGCTTCGAGCGCATAGTCGACGCGTTCGTGCACGTATTCAACCGCCATGCGCGCTATCTCAACGAGGAGGGGCTGATCTCCTGGAAGTACGTCCAGCCGCTCTCGATCCAGTCCGCAACCGGCCAGATACAGCTGAACGTGGACATGCAGCAGCTCAAACAGATCCCGCCCTCCGACATATCGCAGATGCTCGCCGAGCTCGACCCATACCAGCGCGCCGCGCTGATAAAGACGCTGGACGTGCAGGGCCAGGTGGACACGATCACCGAGCTGGACTTAAAACTCCAGAAGGACATCATCGAGGAGCTGGACACGCAGACCGCGGTGCGCCTCGTGGAGCGGATGCCGGCCGACGAGGCGACGGATCTGCTGGCGAAGCTGGCGAAACGCGACTCGGACCGCATCATGGGGATGCTCTCCGCGAAGAAGGCGCGCGAGATCGCAGAGCTCATGACGCACGAATCCGACTCGGCCGGCGGGCTCATGACCACCGAGTTCATATCGCTCAGGCCCGCCATGACCGTGGGGCAGGCGATCGACCATATCCGCTGCGTGGAGATACAGAAGGCGGAGACGATCTATACGGCGTTCGTCATAGACGAGCGCGACGTCCTCACGGGTTCGATATCGTTCAGGAAGCTCCTGCTCGAGCCGATGGATGCGAAGATCAGCGACGTCATGCAGCACAAGCCGCCGTCCGTGAAGGTCGATGCCTCGGTCAAGGACGTGGCGTATGCCATGGATAAATACAACCTCTACACGCTGCCCGCCGTGGATGATGAGGGAAAACTCGAGGGTATAATCACCGTGGACGACGTGCTTCACGCCGCGGTCGAGGAGGCGTGGGGCAAGCGCACCGGCCTCTGA
- a CDS encoding zinc dependent phospholipase C family protein — translation MVFVYAVIVALIVIAMPNAAHAWGPGMHVEIALGAMSKLAVISPVIADLMRRFPDAFIYGAASPDIIMGKRYYGYLHHCHNWTMGRLILAEAEGDLQRAAAYGYLMHLAADVVAHNYYIPVKIVRSWSTRLLTHTYWEMRFDVGVSDRAWKMLGSIGKPAIERFDLLLERVLKKTLFSFSTNKRIFNSIVMLQKMRGLRASLAAYARRSRFPIEEENRSHYMDLAMDAAIGFLKDPEHAPCLDIDPAGLSRLDYAARLRLGIRASMKKGLIREPQAEKLVELVKDGLALGLYRPNMVLPGVMDVL, via the coding sequence ATGGTGTTTGTCTACGCAGTAATTGTCGCGCTCATCGTGATTGCCATGCCGAATGCCGCGCACGCCTGGGGACCGGGCATGCACGTGGAGATCGCCCTGGGCGCCATGTCCAAGCTGGCAGTCATCTCGCCGGTGATCGCCGATCTCATGCGCCGCTTCCCCGATGCTTTCATATACGGGGCCGCGAGCCCGGACATCATCATGGGCAAGCGCTACTACGGCTATCTGCACCACTGCCACAACTGGACGATGGGGAGGTTGATCCTGGCCGAGGCGGAGGGCGACCTGCAGAGGGCCGCTGCCTACGGGTATCTCATGCATCTGGCCGCGGACGTCGTGGCGCACAACTACTACATCCCGGTCAAGATCGTGCGCAGCTGGAGCACGAGGCTGCTCACGCATACCTACTGGGAGATGCGTTTCGACGTCGGCGTGAGCGATCGGGCGTGGAAGATGCTGGGCTCCATCGGCAAACCTGCGATTGAGCGCTTCGACCTCCTCCTGGAGCGGGTCCTCAAGAAGACTCTCTTCTCCTTCTCAACGAACAAGCGCATCTTCAACTCGATCGTCATGCTTCAGAAGATGCGGGGACTGAGGGCGAGCCTCGCTGCCTACGCCAGGCGCTCCCGCTTTCCCATCGAGGAGGAGAACCGCTCGCACTACATGGACCTCGCCATGGATGCGGCGATCGGTTTTTTGAAGGACCCGGAGCATGCGCCGTGCCTCGACATAGATCCCGCTGGCCTGAGTCGCCTCGATTATGCGGCCAGGCTGCGGCTGGGCATCAGGGCCTCGATGAAAAAGGGGCTCATACGCGAACCCCAGGCGGAGAAACTCGTGGAGCTGGTGAAGGACGGGCTGGCGCTCGGGCTCTACCGGCCGAACATGGTGCTCCCCGGAGTGATGGACGTGCTCTGA